The following coding sequences lie in one Kamptonema formosum PCC 6407 genomic window:
- the kaiC gene encoding circadian clock protein KaiC has protein sequence MTQLNQKKTSKSTNIQLPKCPTGIQGLDEITGGGLPKGRPTLVCGSAGCGKTLLGMEFLVRGATEYGEPGVFISFEETVEELTQNVTSLGWDLDRLVAEKKLSIDCLYIDPSEIQETGEYDLEGIFIRLGYAIDSIGAKRIVLDTIEVLFSGLSNTGIVRAELRRLFRWLKTKGVTAIITGERGDNSLTRQGIEEYVSDCVIRLDQRVYEELSTRRLQIFKYRGSQHGSNEYPFLIEENGISVLPITSIGLNHNVSSDRISSGIPRLDAMLGGEGYFRGSSILITGMAGTGKSTIAAAFAAATCQRGEKCLYLAFEEAPQQILRNMRSIGMDLERYIQQELLQIQALRPTAHGLEVHLVQIHRWINYFQPTTVIIDPISNLTLTGSLLQVKAFFMRVIDYLKSQQITVLMNNLISGGTPLENTEIGISSLMDTWLEVRVIESNGERNRILQVIKSRGMEHSNQVREFRLTSQGVELVDVYLGQDKVLTGTARAIQELADKQATIRRQQEIANRRRDLEQQRQLIQTQITTLQMQMEAEKAEVDRLNQEENMNKVGFLQDQRIIAQLRRAD, from the coding sequence ATGACTCAACTCAATCAGAAAAAAACAAGCAAGTCCACCAATATCCAATTACCCAAATGTCCCACTGGAATTCAGGGACTAGACGAAATTACTGGAGGCGGACTACCCAAAGGACGACCGACGTTGGTTTGTGGTTCTGCTGGCTGCGGTAAAACTCTGCTAGGAATGGAATTTCTAGTTCGTGGCGCGACAGAATACGGCGAACCAGGGGTATTTATATCCTTTGAAGAAACCGTAGAAGAGCTCACTCAAAATGTCACTTCTTTGGGGTGGGATTTAGATCGATTGGTAGCCGAAAAAAAGCTCAGCATTGACTGTTTGTATATCGATCCTTCCGAAATTCAAGAAACTGGTGAATACGATTTAGAAGGGATCTTCATTCGCTTGGGCTATGCGATCGATAGCATTGGTGCCAAACGGATAGTTCTAGACACGATTGAAGTTTTGTTTTCCGGTTTATCCAATACTGGCATTGTCCGAGCAGAACTCCGCCGTTTGTTTCGTTGGCTCAAAACCAAAGGTGTTACTGCTATTATCACAGGTGAACGAGGTGATAATAGCCTAACTCGTCAAGGCATAGAAGAATACGTCTCTGATTGCGTTATTCGTTTGGATCAGCGAGTTTATGAAGAACTCTCTACCAGGCGGCTGCAAATTTTTAAATATCGAGGTTCTCAACATGGTAGTAACGAATATCCTTTCTTAATAGAAGAAAATGGTATTTCTGTCTTACCAATTACCTCCATTGGACTAAATCATAACGTTTCTAGCGATCGCATCTCCAGTGGCATCCCCCGCCTAGATGCCATGCTGGGAGGAGAGGGTTACTTTCGCGGTAGTAGCATTTTGATCACGGGGATGGCTGGGACAGGCAAAAGTACGATCGCTGCTGCTTTTGCCGCCGCCACCTGTCAGCGCGGAGAAAAGTGCCTGTATCTCGCCTTTGAGGAAGCCCCCCAACAAATTCTCCGTAACATGAGATCGATCGGTATGGATTTAGAGCGTTATATTCAACAGGAATTGCTACAGATTCAAGCATTACGTCCTACCGCTCATGGTTTAGAAGTACATTTAGTACAAATTCATCGATGGATCAACTATTTTCAGCCTACTACCGTCATCATCGATCCGATCAGCAACCTAACTTTAACTGGCAGTCTTCTGCAAGTTAAAGCCTTCTTTATGCGCGTAATTGACTACTTAAAATCGCAACAAATCACAGTGTTGATGAACAACCTAATTAGTGGCGGAACTCCCCTGGAAAATACAGAGATCGGGATTTCTTCGCTGATGGATACCTGGCTAGAAGTGCGGGTAATTGAAAGCAACGGCGAGCGCAATCGCATCCTGCAAGTCATCAAGTCTCGCGGGATGGAACACTCAAACCAGGTGCGAGAATTCCGATTAACAAGTCAAGGCGTGGAATTGGTAGATGTTTACTTAGGACAGGACAAGGTACTAACTGGAACCGCCAGGGCAATTCAGGAGTTAGCGGATAAACAAGCAACTATACGACGACAGCAAGAAATTGCTAACCGACGGCGAGATTTAGAACAGCAACGACAATTAATTCAGACTCAAATTACTACATTACAGATGCAGATGGAGGCAGAAAAAGCAGAAGTCGATCGCCTAAATCAAGAGGAGAATATGAATAAAGTCGGGTTTCTTCAGGATCAAAGGATCATCGCGCAACTTCGTCGGGCTGATTAA
- a CDS encoding circadian clock KaiB family protein translates to MNQHSELNSPKLERWELRLYIAGQTPKSVRAFANLKKLCEEYLHAQYRIEVIDLLQNPELAKQDQILAIPTLVRKLPQPIRQIIGDLSNQEKVLVGLDIAKVEE, encoded by the coding sequence ATGAATCAACATAGCGAACTGAATTCACCTAAATTAGAGAGATGGGAACTGCGACTGTACATTGCCGGCCAGACTCCCAAATCAGTGAGAGCCTTTGCTAACCTGAAAAAGCTCTGTGAAGAATACCTCCACGCTCAATATCGAATTGAAGTTATTGATTTATTACAGAACCCGGAGTTAGCGAAGCAAGATCAAATTCTGGCAATTCCAACCCTAGTGCGAAAACTGCCGCAACCGATTCGGCAAATCATTGGGGATTTATCTAATCAGGAAAAAGTTTTAGTAGGACTTGATATCGCAAAGGTTGAAGAATGA
- a CDS encoding circadian clock KaiB family protein: MVNEVPPEDNQLLQEDNNNLMANFEQAIAELEQQHYCLRLYIAGTTPRSTRALQRIKSICETYLQGRYDLEVIDVYQSSEQMHLDNIVAIPTLIKQLPLPLQRMIGDLSDTEKVLFGLDIVPK; encoded by the coding sequence ATGGTAAATGAAGTACCGCCGGAAGACAATCAGCTACTGCAAGAAGACAACAATAATTTGATGGCAAATTTTGAACAAGCAATCGCGGAACTGGAACAGCAACATTACTGTCTCCGCTTATATATTGCCGGCACAACTCCCCGTTCGACGAGGGCGCTACAACGGATCAAATCTATCTGTGAAACCTATTTACAAGGACGATATGACTTAGAAGTGATTGATGTTTATCAGTCTTCAGAACAAATGCACCTAGATAACATCGTTGCCATCCCCACCTTAATCAAGCAACTGCCTCTCCCCCTGCAACGTATGATTGGGGATCTGTCCGATACCGAAAAAGTGTTGTTTGGGTTAGATATTGTACCTAAATAA
- a CDS encoding PAS domain S-box protein, whose translation MEDTNKSKTELLAEIQSLRERLTASEDIVRAIQQGEVDALVISTAQGRKVFTLQSADLSYRLLVEEMQQGAVVLSTDGLILYCNKSFSNLLKQPLEKLIGSYFQFLISPHDTPLFQARVQQAEMGDRHPVEMFLLARDGVEIPVYLSINPLILDDSPINCLVITDLTEQKRHEKTIASEKLARLILEQAGEAILVCDHTGQIIRASAIAQQLWGENLLFQPFDRLGIFSFFQSNFSLVISQEKILSAADIARNSPVKVPFSITPVLHGETYKGLEVEFERRDGQVLNLVLNARPLADQDNNFRGAVVILTNITQRKQAENALQAAKKDLEIKVVERTQELQVANYRLQLELLERERREKILQDQAQLIDLAHDAILTVDLNDAITFWNHGAAVLYGFSQTEALGKTLAQLLSTNFPKPLTEIKKELFEYGRWEGELIQQRGDGTLIFVASRWTVQRDLAGKPKGIMKINADITKSKQAEKALIYSSLRLSKILDIAKDAIISVDDLQTITLFNKGAEKIFGYTAAEVLGKSLTLLLPSRFDSVYSEKFTNVPQSDEKTRRMEERNEVFGRRKDGTVFPAEASISKLELNGEKIYTAILRDISERKIAETSLREREERFRKVFEEGPIGMAIVGLDYRFIKVNPMLCQMIGYTESELLALTFSNITHPDDLEIDVQLAQRLFKGEVPFYKIEKRYLKKNQETIWVSLTGSIVRDRDGQPIYYIAMIEDITNRKRAEKSLQQYERIVSTTLDGIVLLNRDYIYQIANPAYLSWYNKSSHEIIGHSVKDIVGQEVFENLSPALEQALAGETIQFEKLFEHLPGGKKFLSVTFTPYFAVEQEISGVLISLRDLTKLKEAENSLQQSESTLRSFFNSGAMPMGIVELHNGDILHISDNWAAAQFFESTPEAMQNQFASALGSPPTTIEQWTTYYQQSQQIQAPVRFEHFYETSTKQGWLSVSVCPIELSPSGYPRFCYVAKDITDRKRAEAALAKSEEQLRLTLDFTHIGTWDWNVHTNEVNWNDNHFRLLGVEPQQASDPYQLWRKAIHPEDLDRIEQALSNALFQHTDYEAEYRVVYPDGTVRWLVGKGRGIYNEAGEPLKMLGVIFDVSDRKLAEQTLELQAVITRSMAEGICLVRADNGLIIYANPKFEQMFGYDAGEMNGQHVAIVNYGNEQIEPEEVNQAIRTAVLQNGEFAYQVHNVKKDGTPFWCSATCSVFKHPEYGDVMVAVHQDITDRTQAEAALRESEEKFRQFAENIQDVFWMTDNQTQQLLYVSPAYEIIWQRSCETLYSNPLNWLATIHPDDRPQVEAAYIEQQKTGIYDREYRIVRPDNSIRWIRDRGFPIRDEAGNIIRMTGIAEDISDRKQTEVELAAAKEAAVAANRAKSEFLANMSHEIRTPMNAILGFSDLLQGSISDPQPRAYLNSIAASGRTLLALINDILDLSKIEAGKLQLQYEPVDVRSLVREIQEILDPKALKKSLSLLVEIDENVPTAILFDPIRLRQILFNTVGNALKFTEAGFVKISVRAQLDLSPSSNRVQIEITIADTGIGICLEQQHSIFEAFKQSEGQSTRKYGGTGLGLAITKRLTEMLGGTVRLESELGKGSAFTFIFPNLTITAIETRSVVPSKLDEDLNQLGTATVLVVDDVQYNLDLIAGYFAGSKHRLLFAQDGQEAIEIAQRNCPDAILMDLWMPNMDGLQAIQLLKQNKRTQNIPILIVTAVLRLEDEITVRPLSQGFLRKPVSRSQLVSALKQILPQETNYFTIDEAPINPTQNERIQANSKALAKLPELVEKLRQEEESTWLELCKTMKRRDIQIFRERLREWAHEYQCQALLDYTTTLESQLETFNWELLPKTIEKFPEVRLQLL comes from the coding sequence ATGGAAGATACTAATAAATCAAAAACAGAACTGTTAGCTGAAATTCAATCTTTGCGCGAACGGCTGACCGCAAGCGAGGATATCGTGCGAGCGATTCAGCAAGGGGAAGTAGATGCGTTAGTTATTTCTACCGCCCAGGGTCGAAAAGTTTTTACCCTCCAGAGTGCTGACCTATCCTACCGACTGTTAGTTGAGGAGATGCAACAAGGGGCTGTAGTCCTTTCGACCGATGGGCTAATTTTGTACTGCAATAAAAGTTTTTCCAATTTATTGAAACAACCGTTAGAGAAGCTGATTGGTTCATATTTTCAATTCTTAATTTCCCCCCATGACACCCCTCTATTTCAGGCACGAGTTCAACAAGCAGAAATGGGCGATCGGCATCCTGTAGAAATGTTTCTGCTCGCCCGCGATGGCGTTGAAATTCCTGTCTACCTATCCATCAATCCTCTGATCCTTGATGACTCCCCGATCAACTGTCTTGTAATTACTGATTTAACTGAACAAAAGCGCCATGAAAAGACTATTGCCTCGGAAAAACTGGCGCGTTTAATTCTAGAGCAGGCGGGAGAAGCAATTCTCGTCTGTGACCATACCGGACAAATTATTCGTGCTAGTGCAATTGCCCAACAACTCTGGGGAGAAAATCTACTATTTCAACCCTTTGATAGACTGGGAATTTTCAGTTTTTTTCAATCCAATTTTTCCTTAGTTATAAGCCAGGAAAAAATCTTATCAGCGGCAGATATTGCCCGTAATTCCCCGGTTAAAGTTCCCTTTTCAATTACACCCGTGCTGCATGGAGAAACCTATAAGGGGCTTGAGGTTGAATTTGAACGCCGGGATGGACAAGTTTTAAATCTGGTCTTAAATGCTCGCCCTCTAGCTGACCAGGACAATAACTTTAGAGGAGCAGTTGTAATTCTTACTAATATTACTCAACGCAAACAGGCTGAGAATGCCTTGCAAGCAGCCAAGAAAGATCTAGAAATAAAAGTTGTAGAGCGTACCCAGGAATTGCAGGTAGCAAACTATCGCTTACAACTAGAACTCTTGGAACGGGAAAGACGAGAGAAAATCCTTCAAGACCAAGCACAATTAATCGATTTAGCTCACGATGCCATTCTGACTGTCGATTTGAACGATGCCATTACTTTTTGGAATCACGGTGCGGCCGTATTGTATGGCTTTTCTCAAACCGAAGCTTTGGGAAAAACTCTAGCACAATTGCTGTCAACCAACTTTCCTAAGCCCTTAACAGAAATCAAGAAAGAACTATTTGAATATGGGCGTTGGGAAGGCGAACTTATCCAACAGAGAGGAGATGGTACATTAATATTTGTCGCTAGCCGTTGGACAGTGCAACGGGATTTAGCAGGTAAACCGAAAGGAATCATGAAAATTAACGCAGATATTACTAAAAGTAAGCAAGCAGAAAAAGCGTTAATTTATTCTAGTTTACGGCTATCTAAAATTTTAGATATTGCTAAAGATGCGATTATTTCAGTTGACGATCTTCAAACAATTACTCTATTTAATAAAGGAGCAGAAAAGATTTTTGGCTATACGGCTGCTGAGGTATTGGGAAAATCGTTGACTTTGTTATTACCTTCTCGGTTTGACTCTGTTTATAGCGAGAAATTTACTAATGTTCCTCAGTCTGATGAGAAAACCCGCAGGATGGAAGAGCGGAATGAAGTTTTTGGTCGCCGCAAAGATGGTACTGTATTCCCGGCTGAAGCTTCTATTTCTAAGCTGGAATTGAATGGAGAAAAAATATACACTGCCATTCTGCGCGATATTTCAGAACGCAAGATTGCTGAAACATCACTGAGAGAGCGAGAAGAACGCTTTCGCAAAGTTTTTGAAGAAGGGCCAATTGGCATGGCAATTGTTGGTTTGGATTATCGGTTTATTAAAGTTAATCCAATGCTGTGCCAGATGATCGGGTATACAGAATCCGAACTCCTTGCACTGACATTCTCCAATATTACCCATCCCGATGATTTAGAAATAGATGTACAATTAGCACAGCGATTGTTTAAAGGAGAGGTACCGTTTTACAAAATTGAAAAACGTTATTTAAAAAAGAACCAAGAAACTATTTGGGTTTCGCTAACAGGTTCTATCGTTCGCGATCGAGATGGCCAGCCTATTTACTATATAGCGATGATTGAGGACATCACCAATCGCAAACGGGCAGAAAAATCTCTGCAACAATATGAGCGAATCGTATCTACCACCCTCGATGGCATTGTACTTCTTAACCGCGATTATATTTATCAAATTGCTAATCCAGCTTACCTGTCTTGGTACAACAAATCTTCTCACGAAATTATCGGACATTCAGTGAAGGATATTGTGGGTCAAGAGGTGTTTGAAAATTTGAGTCCTGCGCTAGAGCAAGCTTTAGCGGGAGAAACTATTCAGTTTGAAAAATTGTTTGAGCATTTGCCAGGGGGAAAAAAATTTCTGAGCGTTACTTTTACACCTTATTTTGCAGTAGAACAAGAGATCTCAGGAGTCCTGATTAGCCTGCGCGATCTTACTAAACTTAAAGAAGCAGAGAATTCTTTACAGCAGAGCGAATCAACGCTGCGGAGTTTCTTCAACAGTGGTGCAATGCCGATGGGTATTGTTGAACTCCATAACGGAGATATCTTGCACATTTCCGATAATTGGGCGGCGGCTCAGTTTTTTGAGAGTACCCCAGAAGCTATGCAAAATCAGTTTGCTAGTGCGCTGGGATCGCCACCAACCACTATAGAGCAATGGACTACCTATTACCAACAATCTCAACAAATTCAAGCTCCCGTTCGATTTGAACATTTCTATGAGACTTCGACAAAGCAAGGATGGCTTTCTGTGAGTGTTTGCCCGATCGAACTTAGTCCCAGTGGATATCCCCGATTTTGCTATGTGGCTAAAGATATTACCGATCGCAAACGCGCCGAAGCTGCTTTAGCCAAAAGTGAGGAACAACTGCGATTGACGTTGGATTTTACTCATATCGGCACTTGGGACTGGAACGTGCATACCAATGAAGTGAACTGGAATGACAACCATTTTCGTTTGCTAGGAGTAGAACCACAACAAGCAAGCGATCCTTATCAGCTATGGCGCAAAGCAATTCATCCAGAGGATCTGGACAGAATCGAACAGGCGTTATCAAATGCGCTATTCCAGCATACTGACTATGAAGCTGAATACCGGGTTGTCTATCCCGATGGTACAGTTCGCTGGCTGGTGGGGAAAGGACGCGGGATCTATAACGAAGCGGGTGAACCGCTGAAAATGCTGGGGGTAATTTTCGATGTCAGCGATCGCAAACTTGCAGAACAAACGTTAGAACTTCAGGCTGTGATTACCCGCAGCATGGCGGAAGGCATTTGTCTAGTAAGAGCCGATAATGGATTAATTATCTATGCAAATCCTAAATTTGAGCAGATGTTTGGTTATGATGCTGGGGAAATGAACGGTCAGCACGTTGCGATCGTGAACTATGGCAATGAACAGATAGAGCCCGAAGAGGTAAATCAAGCCATTCGCACTGCTGTTTTACAAAATGGGGAATTTGCATATCAAGTTCATAATGTCAAGAAAGATGGTACTCCATTTTGGTGTAGTGCAACTTGTTCTGTATTTAAGCATCCTGAATATGGCGATGTTATGGTCGCAGTCCATCAAGATATCACCGATCGCACACAAGCAGAAGCAGCTTTGCGCGAGAGTGAAGAAAAGTTTCGTCAGTTTGCAGAGAATATTCAGGATGTGTTCTGGATGACAGACAACCAAACGCAACAACTTCTTTATGTGAGCCCTGCTTATGAAATTATTTGGCAACGTAGTTGTGAAACCCTCTATTCAAACCCATTAAATTGGTTAGCGACTATTCACCCAGACGATCGCCCACAAGTCGAAGCTGCGTATATTGAACAGCAAAAAACAGGAATTTACGATCGAGAATATCGGATTGTGCGACCCGACAATTCCATCCGCTGGATTCGCGATCGCGGATTTCCGATTAGAGACGAAGCCGGCAACATCATACGGATGACTGGCATTGCCGAAGACATTAGCGATCGCAAGCAAACTGAAGTAGAACTCGCTGCTGCTAAAGAAGCGGCCGTTGCGGCCAACCGTGCTAAAAGTGAATTTCTTGCCAATATGAGCCACGAAATTCGCACCCCCATGAATGCTATTCTAGGTTTTAGTGACTTGTTACAAGGATCGATCTCTGACCCCCAACCTCGTGCCTATCTTAACTCAATTGCTGCCAGTGGCAGAACGTTACTTGCCCTGATTAATGATATACTCGATCTTTCCAAAATCGAAGCAGGTAAGCTACAACTCCAATACGAACCAGTTGATGTGCGATCGCTAGTTCGGGAAATTCAAGAAATTTTAGACCCGAAAGCCCTTAAAAAAAGTTTGTCTCTCCTAGTAGAAATCGATGAAAACGTACCCACAGCCATTCTATTTGACCCCATACGCCTGCGCCAAATTCTGTTCAACACAGTTGGTAACGCCCTGAAGTTTACAGAGGCAGGATTTGTCAAAATATCTGTACGCGCACAATTAGATCTATCCCCTAGCTCGAATCGAGTACAGATAGAAATTACCATCGCAGATACCGGGATTGGCATTTGCTTAGAGCAACAACACAGTATTTTTGAAGCCTTTAAACAAAGTGAAGGACAAAGCACTCGTAAATATGGGGGTACAGGTTTAGGTTTAGCGATTACTAAACGTCTTACAGAAATGCTCGGTGGTACAGTCAGGCTCGAAAGCGAATTGGGCAAAGGGAGTGCCTTTACTTTTATCTTCCCCAATCTGACGATTACAGCAATAGAAACGCGATCGGTTGTGCCTTCAAAATTAGATGAAGATTTGAATCAATTGGGAACTGCAACTGTGCTAGTGGTGGATGATGTTCAATATAACCTCGATTTGATTGCGGGATATTTTGCAGGTAGCAAACACCGCCTGTTGTTTGCACAAGATGGACAAGAAGCGATCGAAATCGCGCAAAGAAATTGCCCCGATGCGATTCTAATGGACTTGTGGATGCCGAACATGGACGGACTACAAGCGATACAATTGCTGAAACAAAACAAAAGAACTCAAAATATTCCCATTTTGATCGTAACTGCCGTTTTGCGACTAGAGGACGAAATTACTGTGCGTCCTCTCTCCCAAGGATTCTTACGCAAACCCGTTAGCCGTTCCCAACTTGTCTCAGCGTTAAAGCAAATTTTACCCCAGGAAACTAATTATTTTACCATTGATGAAGCGCCCATAAATCCTACCCAAAACGAGCGAATTCAAGCAAATTCCAAAGCCTTGGCAAAGCTTCCAGAATTAGTTGAAAAACTCCGCCAAGAAGAAGAAAGCACTTGGTTAGAATTGTGTAAAACAATGAAACGGCGAGATATCCAAATCTTTAGGGAACGTTTGAGAGAGTGGGCGCACGAATACCAATGTCAAGCACTCCTCGACTATACGACGACCTTAGAAAGTCAGCTAGAAACCTTTAACTGGGAGCTATTGCCTAAGACCATAGAAAAATTCCCCGAAGTGAGACTTCAATTATTATGA